One part of the Ktedonobacterales bacterium genome encodes these proteins:
- a CDS encoding Asp23/Gls24 family envelope stress response protein, giving the protein MSETRLNSPNYRPIDRVTPFGIASGSSPGPIIEASTPQGKTTVEDIVVAKIVDIAAREIDGVHDLTPTSSVARAAPGGMTSGLASRITSGEQRGQKVNVLVGEREAAVDMGMIVNYGVSIPQVADAVRRNVIARIAAMTGLVVKEVNIDVSDLYFPQESEQSQPQPRVQ; this is encoded by the coding sequence ATGTCTGAGACACGCTTGAATTCCCCTAATTACCGGCCCATTGACCGGGTGACGCCGTTTGGCATTGCGTCCGGCAGTTCGCCGGGACCGATCATCGAGGCGTCCACGCCTCAAGGCAAAACAACCGTCGAGGATATTGTTGTTGCAAAAATTGTGGACATCGCGGCGCGCGAGATTGATGGGGTGCATGACCTGACGCCCACCAGCAGCGTGGCGCGAGCAGCGCCTGGTGGGATGACTTCAGGACTGGCCTCGCGGATCACGAGCGGTGAACAACGGGGCCAAAAGGTGAATGTGCTGGTGGGCGAACGCGAGGCCGCCGTTGATATGGGCATGATCGTCAACTACGGGGTGAGCATTCCCCAGGTGGCCGACGCGGTGCGGCGCAATGTGATTGCCCGCATTGCCGCGATGACCGGCCTGGTCGTCAAGGAGGTCAACATTGACGTGAGCGATCTGTACTTCCCGCAGGAGTCAGAGCAATCACAGCCCCAGCCGCGTGTCCAGTAA
- a CDS encoding oligopeptide/dipeptide ABC transporter ATP-binding protein produces MSESVQQTSVAEGIPTPRSDTLLTVNDLAMYFPLTSGLIIQRTHGYIHAIDGVSFSIRRGSTLGLVGESGSGKTTIGRCIVRLYKPTRGSILMDGVDLSQVAGNDLRQVRRKVQMVFQDPFASLNPRFSIGSLIDEPMRIHRIGTSRQARARTEELLELVGLNPAFYDRYPHEFSGGQRQRIVIARAISINPEFLIADEPVSALDVSIRAQILNLMQRLQRQLGLTYLFVSHDLSVVRHVADQIAVMYLGKIMELADRDEIYRRPKHPYTQALLSAVPIPDPKVEKNRQRVILAGDLPSPVNLPRGCRFHTRCPLAQAICREVEPPFEDKTGAGHFAACHFSDQVKAPLQSD; encoded by the coding sequence ATGAGTGAATCTGTACAGCAGACCAGTGTCGCAGAGGGCATACCCACACCGCGCAGCGATACGCTGCTCACGGTCAATGATCTGGCGATGTACTTCCCCCTGACATCGGGGCTGATTATCCAGCGCACGCATGGCTATATCCATGCCATTGATGGGGTGAGCTTCTCTATCCGGCGAGGCAGCACGTTGGGCCTGGTCGGCGAAAGCGGCTCCGGCAAAACGACGATTGGACGCTGCATTGTTCGCCTCTATAAGCCCACACGTGGCTCTATCCTGATGGATGGCGTTGATCTCAGCCAGGTCGCTGGCAATGATCTGCGTCAGGTTCGGCGCAAGGTGCAGATGGTCTTTCAAGACCCCTTCGCCTCGCTCAACCCGCGCTTCTCGATTGGCTCACTGATTGACGAGCCAATGCGGATTCACCGTATCGGCACCAGCCGCCAGGCGCGCGCGCGCACCGAAGAACTGCTTGAACTCGTCGGCCTCAATCCGGCCTTTTATGATCGCTATCCCCACGAGTTCAGCGGCGGCCAGCGCCAGCGTATCGTCATTGCCCGCGCCATTAGCATCAACCCGGAGTTCCTCATCGCGGACGAGCCGGTTTCCGCGCTGGATGTCTCGATTCGCGCGCAGATTCTGAACCTGATGCAGCGTCTGCAACGGCAGCTTGGCCTCACCTATCTCTTCGTCTCACATGATTTGAGTGTCGTGCGCCATGTCGCCGATCAAATTGCTGTGATGTATCTGGGCAAGATTATGGAGCTGGCGGATCGGGACGAGATTTATCGGAGGCCCAAACATCCCTATACCCAGGCGCTGCTTTCGGCGGTCCCCATTCCCGACCCGAAAGTGGAAAAAAACCGCCAGCGGGTGATCCTCGCCGGAGACCTGCCCAGCCCGGTCAATCTCCCCAGGGGCTGCCGCTTCCACACGCGCTGCCCGCTGGCGCAGGCGATCTGCCGCGAGGTCGAACCGCCCTTCGAGGACAAAACCGGCGCGGGTCATTTTGCCGCCTGCCACTTCTCCGATCAGGTAAAGGCGCCTCTTCAGAGCGACTAA
- a CDS encoding ABC transporter ATP-binding protein: protein MGKLLEISNLKTYFRTREGWVHAVDGVSFSINEGEKLGIVGESGCGKSVTALSIMRLIPSPPGETLDGSIIFGEQDLLELSESTMRKIRGKQIGMIFQDPLTSLNPVLTIGYQIAEGLKLHLGLDNQQARRRAIELLREVGIPEAERRLNSYPHQFSGGMRQRVMIAIALACRPQLIIADEPTTALDVTVQAQILELIDSIGSEYNSAVMLITHDLGVVAGMTDRVVVMYAGHVVEVASTDELFANPRHPYTLGLLASVPRLDEERQEELTPIEGAPPDLLHPPEGCPFAPRCLFATNQCKAPPPLRSVGNNHVTACWYNINEPADQQRAAARREARARRLAMLDATAQAIVAAGSDGQIASNPDEQTAAN, encoded by the coding sequence GTGGGGAAGTTGCTTGAGATCAGCAACCTGAAGACGTACTTCAGAACCCGTGAGGGATGGGTGCATGCTGTGGATGGCGTCAGCTTCAGCATCAACGAAGGCGAAAAGCTCGGCATCGTCGGGGAGAGCGGCTGTGGCAAAAGCGTCACGGCGCTCTCCATCATGCGCCTTATTCCCTCCCCGCCCGGTGAGACGCTCGATGGCAGCATCATCTTTGGCGAACAAGACCTGCTGGAACTCTCCGAAAGCACCATGCGCAAAATCCGGGGCAAACAGATCGGCATGATCTTTCAAGACCCGTTGACTTCCCTGAATCCGGTGCTGACTATCGGCTACCAGATTGCCGAGGGCTTGAAACTGCATCTGGGCCTGGATAACCAGCAGGCCAGACGGCGCGCCATTGAACTGCTGCGCGAGGTCGGCATTCCAGAGGCAGAGCGGCGTCTCAATTCGTATCCCCACCAGTTCAGCGGCGGCATGCGCCAGCGCGTGATGATTGCGATTGCGCTGGCCTGCCGTCCCCAACTTATCATCGCTGACGAACCCACCACCGCGCTGGATGTCACGGTGCAGGCGCAAATCCTGGAACTGATCGACTCGATAGGCTCGGAGTATAACAGCGCCGTCATGCTGATTACCCATGACCTGGGTGTCGTGGCCGGGATGACTGATCGCGTGGTCGTCATGTATGCCGGCCATGTGGTCGAGGTGGCGTCCACCGATGAACTTTTTGCCAATCCTCGCCATCCCTACACGCTGGGATTACTGGCATCTGTTCCCCGCCTTGATGAAGAGCGACAGGAGGAACTGACTCCCATCGAGGGCGCGCCACCCGATCTCCTGCACCCACCGGAGGGGTGTCCGTTCGCGCCGCGCTGCCTCTTTGCCACCAATCAGTGCAAAGCTCCGCCGCCACTGCGCTCGGTTGGCAATAACCATGTCACGGCCTGCTGGTACAATATCAATGAACCAGCCGACCAGCAGCGCGCTGCTGCCCGGCGCGAGGCACGCGCCCGCCGCCTGGCGATGCTCGACGCGACTGCCCAGGCCATTGTTGCAGCCGGTTCAGATGGGCAAATCGCCTCTAACCCGGATGAGCAAACGGCAGCCAACTAA
- a CDS encoding helix-turn-helix domain-containing protein: MPAEQTEERRDKVLPEDLFIISDLETLKVVTDPLRLNIVNLLRGGPRTTKELAKALHLSQTKLYYHIGLLEQHGLVRVVGTRLVSGILEKQYQATAYKLSVDRRLFSPAPTSAGYEGLEVFLSAVLDYTHSDMMRSVRSGLAHFSDDAPPERKLNVGRRWFWLTAEEARAYLERLEALDDEFQRLHDDAPPEGAQLYEFLMGFYPTHERAPDAAPQQMGIEKPGAQRP, from the coding sequence ATGCCTGCCGAGCAAACGGAGGAACGCCGCGACAAGGTGCTGCCGGAAGACCTTTTCATCATCTCGGACCTGGAGACGCTGAAGGTCGTCACGGACCCGCTGCGCCTGAACATTGTGAATCTGCTGCGCGGCGGCCCACGCACCACCAAGGAGCTGGCAAAGGCCCTGCATCTTTCACAGACCAAGCTCTATTACCATATCGGTTTGCTGGAGCAGCATGGGCTGGTGCGCGTCGTGGGGACGCGCCTGGTTTCCGGTATTCTGGAAAAGCAATATCAAGCCACGGCTTATAAGCTCTCGGTTGATCGGCGGCTCTTTTCGCCCGCGCCCACCTCGGCAGGCTACGAAGGATTGGAGGTCTTCCTTTCGGCGGTGCTGGATTACACCCACAGCGACATGATGCGCAGTGTGCGGTCAGGGCTGGCGCATTTCTCGGATGACGCGCCCCCGGAGCGCAAGCTCAACGTGGGGCGGCGCTGGTTCTGGCTGACCGCCGAGGAAGCGCGTGCGTATCTGGAACGCCTGGAGGCATTGGATGACGAGTTTCAGCGTCTGCACGACGATGCGCCCCCCGAAGGCGCGCAGTTGTACGAGTTTCTGATGGGCTTCTATCCTACTCATGAGCGCGCCCCCGATGCGGCGCCACAGCAGATGGGTATTGAGAAGCCAGGCGCCCAAAGACCGTGA